In Streptomyces dangxiongensis, one DNA window encodes the following:
- a CDS encoding carbohydrate ABC transporter permease: MATPVTTVPDRPATTAPGAPGAVPRLRAGRRRHTPGGPRRSVLLTLLTGLILLYSLLPLVWLVISATKSQSGLAHSFGLWFDGHFALWDNIGQTFTYHDGVFVRWLLNTLLYVVLGAGGATLLAVLGGYALAKFSFPGKRAVFAVVIGAVAVPGTALAVPTFLMFSNMGLTNTPWAVIIPSLISPFGLYLMWVFASEAIPTELMEAARIDGAGEARTFFTVALPLLAPGIVTVLLFSMVATWNNYFLPLIMIKDPDWYPLTLGLNSWNAQAETAGGQPVFHLVVTGSLITILPLIAAFLLLQKYWQSGLAAGSVKE; the protein is encoded by the coding sequence ATGGCCACTCCTGTCACCACCGTCCCCGACCGCCCCGCGACCACGGCGCCGGGCGCTCCGGGCGCCGTACCCCGGCTGCGGGCCGGCCGCCGCCGGCACACCCCCGGCGGACCCCGGCGCAGTGTCCTGCTGACGCTGCTCACCGGCCTGATCCTGCTCTACAGCCTGCTGCCGCTGGTCTGGCTGGTGATCAGCGCCACCAAGTCCCAGTCCGGGCTGGCCCATTCGTTCGGTCTGTGGTTCGACGGCCACTTCGCGCTCTGGGACAACATCGGCCAGACCTTCACCTATCACGACGGTGTCTTCGTCCGCTGGCTGCTGAACACCCTGCTGTACGTCGTCCTGGGCGCGGGCGGTGCCACCCTCCTCGCCGTCCTGGGCGGTTACGCGCTGGCCAAGTTCTCCTTCCCCGGCAAGCGCGCGGTGTTCGCCGTCGTCATCGGCGCGGTCGCGGTTCCGGGCACCGCCCTGGCGGTGCCGACCTTCCTGATGTTCAGCAACATGGGGCTCACCAACACCCCGTGGGCCGTGATCATCCCCTCGCTGATCTCACCGTTCGGCCTGTACCTGATGTGGGTGTTCGCCTCCGAGGCCATCCCCACCGAACTGATGGAGGCCGCCCGCATCGACGGCGCCGGCGAGGCCCGCACCTTCTTCACGGTCGCCCTTCCGCTGCTGGCGCCCGGCATCGTCACCGTTCTGCTGTTCAGCATGGTCGCCACCTGGAACAACTACTTCCTGCCGCTGATCATGATCAAGGACCCGGACTGGTATCCGCTCACGCTCGGCCTCAATAGCTGGAACGCCCAGGCCGAGACCGCCGGCGGACAGCCCGTCTTCCACCTGGTCGTCACCGGCTCCCTGATCACCATCCTGCCGCTGATCGCCGCGTTCCTGCTGTTGCAGAAGTACTGGCAGTCCGGCCTCGCCGCCGGAAGCGTCAAGGAATAG